From Pseudobdellovibrio exovorus JSS, a single genomic window includes:
- the recO gene encoding DNA repair protein RecO, translated as MSEKQGRFIILKKIKYGEADLIIQAISVDGSRHSFIAKSALKSKKRFGGGILEPLHYVGFTYKEGSAAHQMKTLNEATLIEDFKDIREDYDKLELGLFVLNCVSHVSLEGDQSSDFLFNLTGHTLRAVSQSKNYDVLKLHFCLKFLYQQGVISLETWMTPFLKTNISDSIQLAEDENIKIITENYLGSIESLVAQYIKTADAGFA; from the coding sequence GTGAGTGAAAAGCAAGGCCGCTTTATTATTTTGAAAAAAATTAAATACGGCGAGGCGGACCTCATTATACAGGCCATCAGTGTGGATGGATCTCGACATTCCTTTATTGCTAAAAGTGCCTTAAAAAGTAAAAAGAGATTTGGTGGGGGTATTTTAGAACCGCTACACTATGTGGGTTTTACTTATAAAGAAGGATCAGCAGCTCATCAGATGAAGACTCTGAATGAAGCAACTCTGATAGAAGACTTTAAAGATATTCGTGAAGACTATGATAAATTAGAACTAGGTCTTTTTGTTCTTAACTGTGTTTCCCACGTCAGCCTTGAAGGGGATCAGAGTTCAGACTTTTTATTTAATTTAACAGGTCATACATTGCGTGCGGTCTCACAAAGTAAAAACTACGATGTTCTGAAGCTTCATTTTTGTCTTAAGTTTTTGTACCAGCAAGGTGTGATCTCACTTGAAACATGGATGACTCCATTTTTGAAAACAAATATCAGCGACTCGATTCAGTTGGCTGAAGATGAAAATATCAAAATTATAACAGAAAACTATTTGGGCTCGATTGAGTCTTTGGTCGCCCAATATATTAAAACAGCGGATGCGGGGTTTGCATGA
- a CDS encoding NuoI/complex I 23 kDa subunit family protein, which translates to MSVVSKENKNVWYLPGILTGLRITFKHLVKNIFNKKQMLTLNYPEEKYEYSPRFKGNHILTVKKDGAIRCTACMLCATNCPAECIKITASEHEDAQVEKFPISYEIDMLRCVFCGFCEEACPVDAIRLGPEWQTPGKNGSNFIYDINHLAYRPQLKGGVQSAVDDQDRHKAGI; encoded by the coding sequence ATGTCAGTTGTTAGTAAAGAAAATAAAAATGTTTGGTACTTGCCGGGTATTTTGACGGGTTTAAGAATTACATTTAAACATCTTGTGAAAAATATTTTTAACAAGAAGCAGATGTTGACCCTAAATTATCCAGAAGAAAAGTACGAATATTCTCCGCGTTTTAAAGGGAATCATATTCTTACTGTAAAAAAAGATGGCGCTATCCGTTGTACGGCTTGTATGTTGTGTGCAACAAATTGCCCAGCAGAATGCATTAAGATCACAGCGAGCGAGCATGAAGATGCTCAGGTTGAAAAGTTTCCAATCAGCTACGAGATTGATATGTTACGTTGCGTATTCTGTGGCTTTTGTGAAGAGGCGTGTCCTGTGGATGCTATTCGCTTGGGACCTGAGTGGCAAACACCAGGTAAAAATGGTTCAAACTTTATTTATGACATCAATCACTTAGCATACCGCCCACAATTAAAAGGTGGCGTGCAGTCTGCAGTTGATGATCAAGACAGACACAAAGCGGGGATCTAA
- a CDS encoding 2Fe-2S iron-sulfur cluster-binding protein has product MLKCTINGVELEVKPGTTIIQAMNDNAQRIAHYCWHPGLSVAGVCRLCMVEIEGNPRVQIACNTTITEGMKINNTSEKVKDAVKWGLDFHLINHPLDCPICDQAGECGLQDQYMEYGKYNPEMAEKKQKKHKVVDLGPTVVLDSERCILCSRCVRFTDEVSKTNELGIFNRGDHAEIGTHDGKQLDNKYSLNTVDICPVGALTSKDFRFKQRVWYLKDSETVCNGCSTGCNVKVYFNKEGLFRVKPKYNAEVNGHWMCDEGRNTYKFVNKEHRLQKSKKFVNGSWQAEVHAGQASMEAAQVLKASPAGEIALVLTGQQTVEEYEAILNTFVNTYQTKNVFHWWPQEAQAEEFDGLLIRGDKNPNTSGLKQALAKYGITAKWTDLEQGIKSGQLKHVVVFGPENTAVYPDLNQKLDLFAQAQNLTYFSTAKVPALENAAALKSVTLIPLKSYIEKDGTFVNYQGRAQQFKKATIVVSEALTGVEAAQLLAGQSLQIQVINEKNLFTAVSNTRKDQVTLDHRKKNEFVFNRGRL; this is encoded by the coding sequence ATGCTGAAATGCACCATTAATGGCGTTGAACTCGAAGTAAAACCGGGAACAACTATCATTCAGGCAATGAATGATAATGCGCAAAGAATTGCACATTACTGCTGGCATCCAGGTTTGAGCGTAGCAGGTGTTTGTCGTTTATGTATGGTGGAAATCGAAGGAAATCCACGTGTACAAATCGCATGTAACACGACGATCACTGAAGGCATGAAAATTAATAACACGTCAGAAAAAGTAAAAGACGCTGTTAAGTGGGGATTAGATTTCCATTTGATCAACCATCCATTGGATTGTCCGATCTGTGACCAAGCCGGTGAGTGCGGTCTGCAAGATCAGTATATGGAATACGGTAAATACAACCCTGAAATGGCCGAGAAAAAACAAAAGAAACACAAAGTGGTGGATTTAGGACCGACTGTAGTTCTAGATTCTGAGCGTTGTATTCTTTGTTCTCGCTGTGTTCGTTTTACTGATGAAGTTTCTAAAACAAATGAATTGGGAATCTTCAATCGTGGTGACCATGCTGAAATTGGGACCCACGATGGAAAACAGTTAGATAATAAATACTCTTTGAATACAGTGGATATCTGTCCGGTGGGAGCTTTGACATCTAAGGATTTCCGTTTCAAACAAAGAGTTTGGTATCTAAAAGATTCTGAAACTGTATGTAACGGCTGTTCAACTGGTTGTAATGTAAAAGTTTACTTCAATAAGGAAGGACTTTTCCGCGTTAAACCAAAATACAATGCAGAAGTGAACGGACACTGGATGTGCGATGAAGGTCGCAACACCTACAAATTCGTGAACAAAGAGCATCGCTTGCAAAAAAGTAAAAAGTTTGTAAATGGTTCATGGCAGGCTGAGGTTCATGCAGGTCAAGCTTCGATGGAAGCGGCTCAAGTGTTGAAAGCCTCTCCGGCTGGTGAAATCGCGTTAGTCTTAACAGGTCAACAGACTGTTGAAGAGTACGAAGCTATTTTGAATACATTTGTTAATACATATCAAACTAAGAACGTATTCCACTGGTGGCCACAAGAGGCGCAAGCAGAAGAGTTTGATGGTCTGTTAATTCGCGGTGATAAAAATCCAAATACTTCAGGTTTAAAACAAGCTTTAGCGAAGTATGGTATTACGGCGAAATGGACTGATTTAGAACAAGGAATTAAATCAGGACAATTGAAACATGTTGTCGTGTTTGGTCCAGAAAATACGGCTGTGTATCCTGACCTAAATCAAAAACTTGACTTGTTTGCTCAGGCGCAAAACTTAACTTATTTCAGTACAGCGAAGGTTCCAGCTTTGGAAAATGCAGCCGCATTGAAATCCGTTACTTTGATTCCATTGAAGTCTTACATCGAAAAAGATGGCACTTTTGTGAATTATCAAGGACGTGCACAACAGTTTAAGAAAGCGACCATCGTAGTTAGCGAAGCTTTAACAGGCGTTGAAGCGGCTCAGTTACTAGCGGGACAAAGCTTACAAATTCAAGTGATAAACGAAAAAAATCTTTTCACGGCTGTATCGAATACACGTAAAGACCAAGTGACATTGGATCATCGTAAGAAGAATGAATTTGTATTTAACCGTGGACGGCTTTAA
- the nuoF gene encoding NADH-quinone oxidoreductase subunit NuoF, which produces MQTTQQVTETKYLTEFYHLPEFQGIEGYKKHGGYKELEKALKMQPQAIIDEVKASGLRGRGGAGFSTGMKWGFLPKNDEPRYLLCNADEGEPGTFKDRMMMERAPHQLIEGMIISGFAINSKKSYIYVRGEYDKSINSLLNAIQEAYKAGYLGKNILGSGFDHDMDVYRGAGAYICGEETGMISSLEGLKGQPKLKPPFPAVQGYLKKPTIVNNVETLAVVKYVIRDGAAHYRTFGTEKSAGTKLFSLSGNVVKPGNYEVPLAYPLKDMIFGLGGGMKAGKNLKAVIPGGSSAPVLTAEEAGRATLDYECLAQMGTMLGSGAIIVIDDSNCMVQCLANLTHFYHHESCGQCTPCREGTGWLDKIVHSILAGKGRMQDIELLLKVADNMKGKTICALSDAAALPVLSFVTKFRDEFEYFVREGKSKVKGTAFKGAPYAEMHH; this is translated from the coding sequence ATGCAAACTACTCAACAAGTTACAGAGACTAAATACTTAACTGAGTTCTATCATCTGCCAGAATTTCAAGGTATTGAAGGCTACAAAAAGCATGGTGGCTATAAAGAGTTAGAAAAAGCTCTTAAGATGCAACCACAAGCTATCATTGATGAAGTGAAAGCTTCAGGTCTTCGTGGCCGTGGTGGTGCTGGTTTCTCGACTGGTATGAAATGGGGTTTCTTACCTAAAAATGACGAACCAAGATATTTACTTTGCAACGCCGATGAGGGCGAGCCAGGTACATTTAAAGATCGTATGATGATGGAGCGCGCTCCACATCAATTGATCGAAGGTATGATCATTTCTGGTTTTGCGATCAATTCAAAAAAATCTTATATCTACGTTCGTGGTGAGTACGATAAATCTATCAACTCGCTATTGAATGCTATCCAAGAGGCATACAAAGCCGGCTATTTAGGTAAAAACATTTTAGGTTCGGGCTTCGATCACGATATGGATGTATATCGTGGTGCTGGTGCTTATATCTGCGGTGAAGAAACAGGAATGATTTCGTCACTTGAAGGTCTTAAAGGACAACCAAAATTAAAGCCTCCGTTCCCAGCTGTTCAAGGCTACTTGAAAAAACCGACTATCGTGAATAACGTCGAAACCTTAGCTGTTGTGAAGTATGTTATCCGTGATGGGGCTGCTCACTATCGTACTTTCGGTACAGAAAAATCTGCAGGAACAAAACTGTTTTCGCTATCAGGAAACGTTGTAAAGCCAGGTAACTACGAAGTTCCTTTAGCATATCCTCTGAAAGATATGATTTTCGGTCTTGGTGGCGGTATGAAAGCTGGTAAAAATCTAAAAGCAGTGATCCCTGGTGGTTCATCAGCTCCGGTTTTGACAGCAGAAGAAGCTGGGCGAGCAACATTAGACTATGAATGCCTAGCTCAGATGGGCACGATGTTAGGTTCTGGTGCGATTATCGTGATCGACGATTCTAACTGCATGGTTCAGTGTTTAGCGAACTTAACACACTTCTATCACCATGAATCTTGTGGTCAGTGTACTCCATGCCGTGAAGGTACAGGATGGTTAGATAAAATCGTACATTCGATCTTGGCTGGTAAAGGCCGTATGCAAGACATCGAGCTGTTATTGAAAGTTGCTGACAATATGAAAGGTAAAACGATCTGTGCATTATCAGATGCAGCCGCGTTACCTGTTCTAAGTTTTGTGACGAAATTCAGAGACGAATTTGAATACTTTGTTCGCGAAGGCAAATCTAAAGTAAAAGGTACTGCTTTTAAAGGAGCTCCGTATGCTGAAATGCACCATTAA
- a CDS encoding complex I 24 kDa subunit family protein, with the protein MFQLSSEGKEKVLSELKRYESKQSAVLPALYIGQKENNGHINAEVIKELSRVMDIPESQINEVFTFYTMYNKQKIGKHHVQVCRTLSCMLNGAEELTAHLCKELNVKLNEVTADGRFTVSEVECLGSCGTAPMMQIGDQYYENLTPESAMNLLRGMK; encoded by the coding sequence ATGTTTCAACTATCATCTGAAGGAAAAGAAAAAGTTCTAAGCGAACTAAAGCGATACGAATCAAAGCAGTCAGCAGTATTGCCGGCGCTTTACATTGGACAGAAAGAAAACAATGGTCACATCAATGCCGAAGTGATCAAAGAGCTTTCACGTGTGATGGATATTCCAGAATCACAAATTAATGAAGTGTTCACATTCTATACGATGTACAACAAACAAAAGATCGGCAAACACCACGTTCAAGTTTGTCGTACTTTATCATGTATGTTGAATGGTGCTGAAGAGTTAACGGCTCATCTGTGCAAAGAATTAAATGTGAAATTGAATGAAGTGACTGCTGACGGACGATTTACTGTTTCTGAAGTGGAATGCTTGGGTTCATGTGGTACGGCTCCTATGATGCAAATCGGGGATCAGTACTACGAAAATTTAACTCCTGAATCTGCAATGAATCTTTTAAGAGGTATGAAGTAA
- the nuoD gene encoding NADH dehydrogenase (quinone) subunit D, protein MATTVNFPELLRSDLIAKFGGDQFKFLTTPVGDQVIETPKAASHALLQYLKEYAGFDFLMDVCGVDFPNRAKRFDVVYHLFNSKDFSRVRVKTQVAEDETIGTATNIWVGADWFEREAYDMFGIVFEGHPNLRKILTHHQFVGHPLRKDYEADAQQHCDSVMQIHFNNTPEQRGDLLDSRFVPINIGPSHPAMHGTLRVMAELDGETVVRANCEIGYLHRCFEKMAETHPYNQVIPYTDRLNYCSAPMNNVGYCKAVERLLGVDIPPRAQAMRVLLCELSRVIDHIIAVGTGGVDLGALTAFFHLFTYREKVYSLFEKLCGARLTVSMTRVGGMAQDAPEGWFDDVLAFCDEMSEGIDQISKMLLDNKIFIKRTQGVCPISQEDAIAWGYTGPLLRATGLAQDLRKTNPYYGYENYDFDVPVGTNGDIYDRYCVRIEEMRQSIRIIRQVCKNMPGGDYTIRDKGIVLPEKKDVYGNIEGLMNHFMLIIKGLRPPAGEVYDATEAANGELGFYLISDGSANPYRLKVRPPCFAIYQSFPTVVRGAMLADAIATVASMNVIAGELDR, encoded by the coding sequence ATGGCTACAACAGTAAATTTTCCAGAATTGTTAAGAAGTGACTTGATCGCAAAATTCGGCGGAGACCAATTTAAGTTTTTAACTACGCCTGTCGGAGATCAAGTTATTGAAACTCCTAAAGCCGCATCTCATGCCCTTTTACAATACCTAAAAGAGTATGCGGGCTTTGATTTCTTGATGGATGTTTGCGGTGTGGATTTTCCAAATCGCGCTAAACGTTTTGATGTGGTTTATCACTTATTCAACTCAAAAGATTTCAGTCGTGTTCGTGTAAAAACACAAGTGGCTGAAGACGAAACAATCGGTACAGCTACGAATATCTGGGTGGGTGCGGACTGGTTTGAACGTGAAGCTTATGACATGTTCGGAATCGTTTTTGAGGGGCATCCCAACTTAAGAAAAATTTTAACGCATCACCAGTTCGTAGGACATCCACTTCGTAAAGATTACGAAGCTGATGCTCAACAACATTGCGATAGCGTGATGCAAATCCACTTCAACAATACACCAGAACAACGCGGTGATTTGTTAGACAGTCGTTTTGTTCCTATCAACATTGGTCCTTCGCATCCCGCGATGCACGGAACTTTACGTGTGATGGCTGAACTGGATGGTGAAACTGTGGTGCGCGCTAACTGCGAAATCGGTTACTTACATCGCTGCTTTGAAAAAATGGCCGAGACTCATCCGTACAATCAAGTGATCCCTTATACAGATCGTCTGAACTACTGTTCGGCACCGATGAATAACGTGGGTTACTGTAAAGCTGTTGAGCGTCTTTTGGGCGTCGACATTCCACCACGCGCACAAGCTATGCGTGTGTTACTGTGTGAACTTTCTCGTGTGATCGACCATATCATTGCGGTCGGTACTGGTGGAGTTGACTTAGGGGCTTTAACTGCGTTCTTCCATTTATTTACGTATCGTGAAAAAGTTTATAGCTTGTTTGAAAAGCTATGCGGGGCTCGTTTGACAGTGTCGATGACTCGCGTAGGTGGTATGGCTCAAGATGCTCCTGAAGGTTGGTTCGATGATGTTCTAGCTTTCTGTGACGAGATGAGCGAAGGTATCGATCAAATTTCTAAAATGTTGTTAGACAACAAGATCTTTATCAAACGTACACAAGGTGTCTGTCCGATTTCACAAGAGGACGCGATTGCTTGGGGTTACACAGGTCCTCTTTTAAGAGCGACTGGTTTAGCTCAAGATTTACGTAAAACAAATCCTTACTATGGATATGAAAACTACGACTTTGACGTTCCAGTTGGAACAAATGGTGACATTTACGATCGTTACTGTGTTCGTATTGAAGAAATGCGCCAAAGTATTCGTATTATCCGTCAAGTTTGTAAAAACATGCCAGGCGGCGACTATACAATCCGTGATAAGGGCATTGTATTGCCAGAGAAAAAAGATGTTTACGGTAACATTGAAGGTTTGATGAATCACTTCATGTTGATCATCAAAGGCTTAAGACCTCCAGCAGGTGAAGTCTATGATGCGACCGAAGCAGCTAATGGTGAATTGGGTTTTTACTTAATCAGCGATGGTTCTGCGAATCCATATCGTTTGAAAGTTCGTCCACCATGCTTTGCCATTTATCAGTCGTTCCCGACTGTAGTTCGCGGAGCAATGTTAGCCGATGCAATTGCAACTGTAGCCAGCATGAACGTTATTGCTGGAGAACTGGATAGATAA
- a CDS encoding NADH-quinone oxidoreductase subunit B: protein MSDSKNLDDMSRSFALTTKLDAIVAWGRRNSMWPLPYGTACCGIELMSVMGPKYDLARFGAEVVRFSPRQADLLIVAGTITEKMAPILVRIYEQMLEPKYVLSMGACASSGGFYRAYHVLQGCDKVIPVDVYVPGCPPTPEAVLDGIMTLQKMIKDGTPRPWKDNWTSPYTLSNPTSELGQVEQLGVVK from the coding sequence ATGTCTGATTCAAAAAACTTAGACGACATGTCGCGGTCTTTTGCCTTGACCACTAAGCTAGACGCAATCGTTGCGTGGGGGCGAAGAAATTCTATGTGGCCACTGCCATACGGTACAGCTTGTTGCGGTATCGAATTGATGTCGGTGATGGGACCTAAATACGACTTAGCCCGTTTTGGTGCTGAGGTTGTACGATTCTCTCCTCGTCAAGCGGACTTACTTATTGTTGCGGGAACGATTACAGAAAAAATGGCGCCGATCTTAGTTCGTATCTATGAACAAATGCTTGAGCCAAAGTACGTTCTTTCGATGGGAGCCTGTGCCAGCTCTGGTGGTTTCTATCGCGCGTATCACGTTTTGCAAGGTTGTGACAAAGTCATTCCAGTTGATGTGTATGTACCAGGTTGCCCTCCGACACCAGAAGCTGTGTTGGATGGAATTATGACTTTACAAAAAATGATCAAAGACGGCACGCCTCGTCCATGGAAAGACAATTGGACTTCTCCGTACACATTGTCGAATCCAACAAGTGAGTTGGGCCAAGTCGAGCAATTGGGAGTAGTGAAGTAA
- a CDS encoding S8 family peptidase has product MKTILTLFLASFAFSLNVHADDLLVKLAKPVSADRMSQYFQSKGLQSEALTENWVRLQGSSSALQSFRNGGVLESSAVLHVQKNYKIQLRENPSLKQALADYLAKYPQMKNAAFSAAKDNPAIPAAPSTTTGADPLFNRQWGMKDIGVAQAWDIFKGDDKVIVAVIDTGVDYTHEDLLPNLWRNPFEIPDNQIDDDNNGYVDDIIGWDFFSNDNLPYDLAASSLGELLNGGNPGHGTHCAGNVAARADNGLGIAGVAPNAKIMSIRFLGDKGGTTADAIKSIKYAVDNGAKVLSNSWGSEGEDPDDAINNQALRDIITYAAERDVLFIAAAGNGHQGKGYDNDNDPHPAYPASYSHDNIISVAALDVNNNFGSFSNWGSVSVDIGAPGVKVFSTTVGQKYSDTVIPLLNANWDGTSMACPHVAGAAALYWSRHPHKTYQEVKEAILSSAIPIPAAAGKLVTGGKLNVENLMKQ; this is encoded by the coding sequence ATGAAGACCATTCTGACGCTATTTTTAGCGAGTTTCGCCTTTTCTTTAAACGTTCACGCTGACGATTTGCTGGTTAAATTAGCAAAACCTGTCTCTGCTGACCGCATGTCACAGTATTTTCAATCTAAAGGCCTTCAATCTGAAGCTTTGACTGAAAACTGGGTCCGCCTGCAGGGCAGCTCTTCCGCCTTGCAAAGCTTCAGAAATGGTGGAGTTCTAGAAAGCTCTGCAGTTTTACATGTGCAAAAAAATTACAAGATTCAATTGCGCGAAAATCCTTCGCTTAAACAAGCTTTGGCTGATTATTTAGCAAAGTATCCACAAATGAAAAATGCAGCTTTTTCTGCTGCTAAAGATAATCCAGCAATTCCCGCTGCTCCATCAACAACAACTGGTGCTGACCCACTTTTCAATCGTCAATGGGGAATGAAAGATATCGGTGTGGCTCAAGCATGGGATATTTTCAAAGGTGATGATAAAGTCATCGTAGCTGTGATCGACACAGGCGTTGATTACACTCACGAAGATCTATTACCAAACTTATGGCGCAATCCTTTTGAAATTCCAGACAACCAAATTGATGACGATAATAATGGATACGTAGATGACATCATCGGTTGGGATTTTTTCTCGAATGACAATCTTCCTTATGATCTAGCCGCCTCCAGCTTAGGTGAATTACTTAACGGCGGAAATCCAGGCCATGGAACTCACTGTGCAGGAAATGTAGCCGCACGTGCAGACAATGGATTAGGAATTGCAGGAGTCGCACCCAACGCCAAGATCATGTCTATTCGCTTCTTAGGTGACAAAGGTGGAACCACAGCTGATGCCATCAAGTCTATCAAATACGCTGTAGATAATGGCGCGAAAGTGCTTTCAAACTCTTGGGGTTCTGAAGGCGAAGATCCCGACGACGCGATCAACAATCAAGCCCTGCGTGACATCATCACCTATGCGGCTGAACGGGATGTTCTTTTCATTGCTGCCGCAGGAAATGGCCATCAAGGCAAAGGTTACGACAACGATAACGACCCTCACCCCGCTTATCCGGCAAGCTACAGCCACGATAATATTATCTCGGTCGCCGCTCTTGATGTGAACAATAATTTCGGAAGTTTTTCTAACTGGGGATCCGTCTCTGTAGATATCGGAGCACCAGGTGTTAAAGTGTTTTCAACAACTGTTGGTCAAAAGTATTCAGACACAGTTATTCCGCTACTGAATGCAAACTGGGATGGAACGTCAATGGCGTGCCCTCATGTTGCTGGAGCCGCAGCACTTTACTGGTCACGTCACCCGCACAAAACATATCAAGAAGTTAAGGAAGCTATTTTAAGTTCAGCGATTCCTATTCCAGCTGCCGCAGGTAAATTGGTTACCGGAGGAAAACTGAACGTTGAAAATTTAATGAAGCAGTAG
- a CDS encoding GYF domain-containing protein: MHKYLIEVRGEQKGPWSLQEILQNIQSHTLSWNDHIYDEKKESWIFLFEFPLLTEHFNSSFKKPVQKNHKLENVDLYHDRIWYILKVNDNYGPFTAADMIQMLQSKALFEFDFIWNQTQASWKRLAEVPQFKPENVKAFCESKGQVVENIADVFFRRKYPRADYACELFVHNNKKVFSATSIEISNGGASFKIENADFKVGDQLHLHFKPGPEVPAFNATCKIVRRAGGRYGVKFEQISESARDFIDKFTKKAA, from the coding sequence ATGCATAAATATTTGATTGAAGTTCGTGGTGAGCAAAAAGGGCCGTGGAGTTTGCAAGAGATTTTGCAAAACATCCAAAGTCATACTTTGAGTTGGAATGATCATATTTATGATGAAAAAAAAGAGTCGTGGATCTTCCTATTTGAGTTCCCGTTACTGACAGAGCATTTTAATTCGAGCTTTAAAAAGCCTGTGCAGAAAAATCATAAACTAGAAAACGTAGACCTCTACCATGACCGTATTTGGTATATCCTAAAAGTGAATGACAACTATGGTCCTTTTACAGCTGCAGACATGATTCAAATGTTGCAGAGCAAAGCTCTTTTTGAATTCGATTTTATTTGGAATCAGACGCAGGCTTCATGGAAGCGTTTAGCCGAAGTACCACAGTTTAAGCCAGAGAATGTGAAAGCATTTTGTGAAAGCAAAGGACAAGTGGTCGAAAATATCGCCGACGTATTTTTCCGTCGTAAATACCCGCGCGCTGATTATGCGTGTGAGCTATTTGTTCATAATAATAAAAAAGTATTTTCAGCAACTAGCATCGAAATCAGCAATGGTGGAGCGAGCTTCAAGATAGAAAATGCGGACTTTAAAGTAGGGGATCAATTACATCTTCATTTTAAACCGGGCCCAGAGGTTCCGGCCTTCAATGCCACTTGTAAGATCGTTCGCCGTGCAGGTGGACGTTACGGTGTCAAATTCGAGCAGATCTCAGAATCTGCCCGTGACTTCATTGATAAATTCACAAAAAAAGCAGCTTAA
- a CDS encoding Hsp70 family protein has protein sequence MSDSILAIDFGTSHSLVGALHQQKRIDTIPIDPHHPDDRSLMRSLLYFPTANQCFYGSEAISKYTEMEMEGRLFRSFKSHLPNKNYIGTVIDNRILSLETMIGLFLLELKKRAEAHLKTSVTKAVIGRPARYSMDDVADGFALHRMQKAAEYAGFKEVKFVPEPLAAALDFKRQISEEKLALIGDFGGGTSDFTIMKITQSDFKKSDVLAVEGCPMAGDALDSLFMQNRLNRSFGAGVQYRMPMSSNLLQMPQAVIERLNKPAHIVHLKEKETYEFIKEVQRCALRDDDKSNIDRLFVLIEDQQIFSFFEEIEKTKKALSSKPTAKFQFDYPDIETSDVFSSDEFITWSEQFKEGIFSALDRCLKQAQVEPHQIDLVFLTGGTAHVPFIQNEFRRLFGEEKLQSKNFFHSIMSGLIESARNWDEL, from the coding sequence ATGTCAGACAGCATTCTCGCCATAGATTTTGGCACCAGTCATTCTTTGGTGGGAGCCCTCCATCAACAAAAACGTATCGACACCATCCCTATTGACCCCCACCATCCTGACGATCGCAGCTTGATGCGCAGTCTACTGTACTTTCCAACGGCCAATCAGTGCTTCTACGGCTCAGAAGCGATTTCCAAGTACACCGAAATGGAGATGGAAGGACGCCTATTCCGTTCATTCAAATCACATCTTCCCAACAAAAATTACATCGGAACAGTGATCGACAATCGTATCCTTTCACTCGAAACCATGATCGGTCTTTTCCTTCTGGAGTTGAAAAAGCGCGCGGAGGCCCACTTAAAAACCTCGGTAACCAAAGCGGTCATTGGTCGTCCTGCTCGTTATTCTATGGACGATGTGGCTGATGGCTTTGCCCTACACCGCATGCAAAAAGCTGCGGAATATGCTGGTTTTAAAGAAGTCAAATTTGTACCGGAACCTCTGGCAGCAGCTCTGGATTTTAAACGACAAATTTCAGAGGAAAAGTTAGCGCTCATTGGAGATTTCGGTGGAGGAACCTCAGACTTTACCATTATGAAGATCACGCAGTCTGATTTTAAAAAGTCAGACGTGCTTGCTGTAGAAGGCTGCCCTATGGCCGGAGACGCCTTAGATAGTCTTTTCATGCAGAACCGCCTCAATAGAAGCTTCGGTGCAGGTGTTCAATATCGCATGCCTATGTCGAGTAATCTTTTGCAAATGCCTCAGGCCGTCATAGAGCGTCTCAATAAACCCGCCCATATCGTGCATCTCAAAGAAAAAGAGACCTACGAATTTATCAAAGAGGTTCAGCGCTGTGCTTTGCGTGATGACGACAAAAGTAATATCGATCGCCTGTTTGTTTTGATCGAAGATCAGCAGATATTTTCATTCTTTGAAGAAATTGAAAAAACAAAGAAAGCCCTATCGTCTAAACCGACAGCCAAATTTCAATTCGACTATCCTGACATTGAAACGTCCGATGTGTTTTCCTCGGACGAATTCATCACATGGTCTGAACAGTTTAAAGAGGGCATCTTTTCCGCTTTAGATCGCTGCTTGAAGCAAGCACAGGTCGAACCCCATCAGATTGATTTGGTCTTTCTTACCGGTGGTACCGCCCATGTTCCCTTTATACAGAATGAATTCCGACGTCTTTTCGGAGAAGAGAAACTTCAATCTAAGAATTTCTTCCATTCGATTATGTCAGGATTGATCGAGAGCGCCAGAAACTGGGATGAACTTTAG
- a CDS encoding acyl-CoA thioesterase, whose product MSFKYEVVIKEHHLDSYGHVNNANYMSLYEEARWEAITSGGYGYKKVQQTGFGPVVLGAEIKFLKELKLRETITITVEMLSAEGKIFKIKQQMLKADQEVASEAIFTAGFFDLKNRKLVLPTEEWLKAIELTK is encoded by the coding sequence ATGTCCTTTAAATACGAAGTTGTCATTAAAGAGCACCATCTTGATTCTTACGGCCACGTGAACAACGCGAACTACATGTCTTTGTATGAAGAGGCACGTTGGGAAGCGATCACATCGGGCGGTTATGGCTACAAGAAGGTGCAACAGACAGGCTTCGGACCTGTGGTTTTAGGCGCAGAAATTAAATTCTTGAAAGAACTTAAGCTGCGCGAAACGATCACAATCACGGTCGAAATGCTTTCTGCCGAAGGCAAGATATTTAAGATTAAACAACAGATGTTGAAAGCAGACCAAGAAGTAGCCAGTGAGGCCATTTTCACTGCTGGATTCTTCGATTTGAAAAATCGTAAATTAGTATTACCGACAGAAGAGTGGCTTAAGGCCATTGAGCTCACGAAGTAA